Proteins encoded together in one Methanocella sp. window:
- a CDS encoding NAD(P)-dependent alcohol dehydrogenase — MKAVVWEKYGPPDGLRLKEVEKPTPRDNEVLIRIRATTVTAGDCEFRRLQLPILFRLPMRIYVGLQKPKRITILGQELAGEVESVGKAVKRFRQGDQVFGTTDFRMGAYAEYKCLPEDRMLAIKPANMTYEEAAAVPVGGLTALHFLRKGNIRSGQKVLINGAGGSIGTFAVQLARYYGAEVTGVDSTGKLDMLRAIGADHVIDYTREDFTKSGEAYDVIFEVVGKSSFSGSIRSLEKNGRYLLANPGMLQMVRGMWTSMMSSKKVIFESERQTIDDLIFLGELIEAGMIKSVIDKRYPLEQMAEAHRYVDKGLKKGNVVITI, encoded by the coding sequence ATGAAAGCAGTCGTATGGGAAAAATATGGGCCGCCGGACGGCCTTCGGCTCAAAGAAGTGGAAAAGCCGACGCCCCGGGACAACGAAGTGCTCATAAGGATACGTGCGACAACCGTAACAGCCGGGGATTGTGAGTTTAGAAGGTTACAGCTCCCGATCTTGTTCCGGCTTCCAATGCGAATATATGTGGGTCTCCAAAAACCGAAAAGAATAACGATACTCGGACAGGAGCTGGCAGGGGAGGTCGAATCCGTCGGCAAAGCTGTCAAACGATTCCGGCAAGGCGATCAGGTTTTTGGGACTACCGATTTCCGCATGGGCGCTTATGCCGAGTACAAATGCCTGCCTGAAGACCGGATGCTGGCAATAAAACCGGCCAACATGACCTACGAGGAAGCGGCCGCAGTTCCCGTCGGGGGACTAACCGCATTACATTTTCTGAGAAAGGGGAACATCCGCAGCGGACAAAAAGTCCTGATCAACGGTGCCGGGGGCAGCATAGGCACGTTCGCGGTGCAGCTTGCCAGGTATTACGGTGCGGAAGTGACCGGGGTAGACAGTACGGGGAAACTGGACATGCTGCGCGCGATCGGGGCCGATCATGTCATCGATTACACTCGTGAAGATTTCACAAAAAGCGGCGAGGCCTATGATGTTATTTTTGAGGTCGTGGGCAAGAGCTCGTTTTCAGGTAGTATAAGATCACTGGAGAAAAACGGGCGCTATCTCCTCGCCAATCCCGGGATGTTACAAATGGTTCGAGGGATGTGGACTTCGATGATGAGCAGCAAGAAAGTAATATTCGAGTCAGAGCGCCAGACGATAGACGATCTGATTTTCCTCGGGGAGCTCATCGAGGCAGGAATGATAAAATCTGTCATAGATAAGCGCTATCCCCTGGAACAAATGGCCGAGGCTCATCGGTATGTTGATAAAGGGCTGAAAAAGGGAAATGTGGTAATAACTATATAA
- a CDS encoding DUF6326 family protein: protein MDDVMIILAALWTALMLTYLLGDVLRIFSGDFKAGEIGGRRITQGMGLGIAILMVAPIVMVILSLTLSHSANRWANILVAIFFFGFNLIGLPNYPSAYDKFLMIVGLVFNVLIVWYAWQWV from the coding sequence ATGGATGACGTAATGATTATACTAGCGGCATTATGGACAGCCCTGATGTTAACGTATCTCCTGGGGGACGTGCTGCGAATATTTAGCGGCGACTTTAAAGCGGGAGAGATCGGAGGTCGGCGAATAACTCAGGGAATGGGCCTCGGAATTGCAATATTAATGGTGGCTCCGATCGTCATGGTCATCCTGTCACTGACGCTGAGCCATTCCGCAAATCGATGGGCTAATATCCTAGTTGCCATATTCTTCTTCGGATTCAATCTCATAGGATTACCTAACTACCCTTCGGCATACGATAAGTTCTTGATGATCGTAGGACTTGTGTTTAATGTACTGATAGTCTGGTATGCCTGGCAGTGGGTCTGA